One region of Coffea eugenioides isolate CCC68of unplaced genomic scaffold, Ceug_1.0 ScVebR1_215;HRSCAF=854, whole genome shotgun sequence genomic DNA includes:
- the LOC113756295 gene encoding uncharacterized protein LOC113756295, producing the protein MPRSSRTGELQYNPEIEKTARALRKATRERAEASSSSTGHNSVVDFVDSFSETEEIDSTMANERTLRELAAPDLNQQPLCITYPTLEVAFELKSGLIHLLPSFHGLPGEDPHKHLKEFHVVCSTMKPQGVTEEQIKLRAFPFSLADKAKDWLYYLPSGSISTWTDMKKHFLEKFFPASRAASIRKDICGIRQFNGETLHEYWERFKQLCASCPHHQIPDQLLIQYFYEGLSQTDRRIIDAASGGSLVNKTPTEARNLISSMAANAQQFGDRQDNTTRRVNEVSNSTIEQRLDCLTSLVEKLAIGQMQQLKTCGICYGSSHPTDMCPTLQDDSTEQANAVGFPGPPQRRYDPYANTYNPGWRDHPNFNYAVRPPGFSHQSQYQPRPQLSQQQPAPKSVHNLENQMSQLASTVNRLESQLSGKLPSQTIVNPKQNASAITLRSGKELPEPSKKISEQAIEEELEKEGNVSQPRALEQPDFGEKSTQVVTPPPPFPSRLAKSKKQEHEQEILDTFRKVEVNIPLLDAIKQIPRYAKFLKELCTGKKKLKGNEKVHMGENVSAVLQKKLPPKCKDPGMFTVPCKIGNIKIEKAMLDLGASINVMPRSIYNLMNIRPLKETGVIIQLADRSNAYPDGVLEDILVQIDNLIFPADFYVLDMEDDNSNSSPILLGRPFLKTARTKIDVFTGTLTMEFDGDVIKFNIYDAMKYPGESHSIFVIDVIDS; encoded by the exons ATGCCtagatcttctcgtacaggtgaactGCAATATAATCCTGAGATAGAGAAAACTGCTCGTGCATTGAGAAAAGCAACAAGAGAACGAGCAGAGGCATCCTCCTCATCTACTGGACATAATtcagtagtagattttgtggatTCATTTAGTGAGACGGAAGAGATAGATAGCACCATGGCTAATGAACGGACATTGAGAGAATTGGCTGCACCAGATTTAAATCAACAGCCTCTATGCATTACTTATCCTACATTAGAGGttgcatttgagttaaaatctggacTAATCCATTTACTTCCTTCTTTTCATGGCTTACCAGGTGAAGATCCCCACAAGCATCTCAAAGAATTCCATGTGGTTTGCTCGACAATGAAACCTCAGGGAGTCACAGaggagcaaattaaattaagagcctttccattttccttagccgaTAAAGCTAAGGATTGGCTCTATTATCTGCCCTCTGGGTCAATATCCACATGGACAGACATGAAGAAgcattttctagaaaaattctttcctgCATCCCGAGCTGCAAGCATTAGGAAAGACATCTGTGGAATTCGACAATTCAATGGAGAGACTCTACATGAATATTGGGAAAGATTCAAGCAACTATGTGCTAGTTGTcctcatcatcaaattcctgaccaactcctcatccagtatttttatgagggtcTGTCCCAAACTGACAGAAGAATTATTGATGCTGCCAGTGGGGGCTCCTTAGTGAATAAAACACCCACGGAGGCAAGAAATTTGATATCGAGTATGGCTGCAAATGCTCAACAATTTGGAGACAGGCAGGATAACACGACTCGTAGAGTCAATGAGGTAAGTAATTCTACAATAGAGCAAAGATTAGATTGTCTAACTTCTTTGGTTGAAAAGTTAGCTATAGgacaaatgcagcaattgaaaacATGTGGAATCTGCTATGGTTCGAGTCATCCAACAGATATGTGCCCCACACTCCAAGATGATTCGACTGAGCAGGCTAATGCAGTTGGATTTCCAGGACCACCTCAGAGACGGTATGATCCCTATGCAAACACCTATAATCCAGGATGGAGGGATCAtcctaattttaattatgcaGTAAGGCCACCAGGATTTTCACATCAGTCACAATATCAACCTAGACCTCAACTTTCACAGCAACAACCTGCTCCTAAATCAG ttcataatttggagaatcaaatgaGCCAGTTAGCTTCCACAGTCAATAGATTGGAATCCCAATTATCTGGAAAGCTACCTTCGCAGACAATTGTCAACCCCAAGCAAAATGCTAGTGCCATCACATTAAGAAGTGGCAAAGAGTTGCCTGAGCCgagcaagaaaatttctgaacaAGCAATCGAGGAAGAGCTCGAAAAAGAGGGGAATGTGTCTCAACCTAGAGCCTTGGAACAaccagattttggagaaaaatcaacACAAGTGGTTACACCTCCGCCTCCATTTCCTAGTCGACTGGCAAAGTCCAAAAAGCAAGAGCACGAACAGgagattttggacacttttcgaaaagttgaggtaaatatccctcttttagatgcaattaagcaaattcctagatatgctaaatttttgaaggaattatgcactggtaagaaaaagttgaaaggaaacgagaaagtgcatatgggagaaaatgtttcggcagttttgcagaaaaaattgcctcctaaatgcaaggacccaggtatgtttactgtcccttgcaaaataggtaatattaaaattgaaaaagctatGTTGGATTTGGGTGCTTCGATAAATGTTATGCCTCGTTCTATTTATAATTTGATGAACATTAGGCCTTTAAAAGAGACGGGCGTAATAATTCAACTGGCTGATCGATCAAATGCCTATCCTGATGGAGTTTTGGAGGATATTTTAGTGCAaattgataatttgatttttcctgcagatttttatgtgcttgataTGGAGGATGATAATTCTAATTCATCTCCAATACTGTTAGGGAGACCATTTTTGAAAACTgctagaacaaaaattgatgttttcactggcacattgactatggaatttgatggtgatgttattaaatttaatatttatgatgccatgaaatatcctggtgaatctcattcaatttttgttatagatgtaattgattct